The Nitrospira sp. genome includes the window TCTTGAGCCGCAGGCCGATCAGCTTGGTTAGTTTGATCGTCACGTTGGGATGCATGGCCAAGTACTGATCGAAATCCTTCCGTGGAATCACACAAATGAGCGCATCATCGAGAGTCTCGGCCGATGTCGAGCGAGGAGCGTCTTGCAGCACGTCGAGTTCTCCAAAGACATCTCCCGCCTCTAAGATCTCGAAGGTCACTTCTTTTCCGTTGGGCGCCGTGTTGGCAATTTTCACGCGCCCTCGCTTGAGGAGGTACACACTGCTGCTCGGGTCTCCAGGAAGGTACAAGGGCTGCCGCTTCTTGACCTCCTCCATGCGAGTGATCTTTTCCATCTCCTGCATCTCAGATGGAGAAATCCCGTCGAACA containing:
- a CDS encoding Crp/Fnr family transcriptional regulator, whose product is MDHSQIIPNKLWYLKHIHLFDGISPSEMQEMEKITRMEEVKKRQPLYLPGDPSSSVYLLKRGRVKIANTAPNGKEVTFEILEAGDVFGELDVLQDAPRSTSAETLDDALICVIPRKDFDQYLAMHPNVTIKLTKLIGLRLKKIQSRVEDLVFREVPARLAHLLSELGKTEGAADKQGVRLKVKLTHQEMANLIGCSRETVSTTMGQFRDDGLIQMDGRTITILSEKGLSRLLG